From Psychroflexus torquis ATCC 700755, the proteins below share one genomic window:
- a CDS encoding zinc-dependent metalloprotease — MFKKILYYTCVAGMLVSMSSCSILQGKKDDKSASQSKEKSKNGIKPYGKIITKKAKTDEGLFTVHKVDEDYFFEIPDSLFNREMLMVTRIAQTAQGMGFGGGKQNEQVLRWQRKGDKVNLRVVSYDIAAADSLPIYEAVVNSNFEPILYSFDVKAYKKDSIFNTTVIDVTDLFQKDVEAIGLQSRRRKPYKISRLDDSRSYIDTIRSYPENIEIRHVKTYNAGKPPSNSSTGSVSLKFSNSMVLLPKEPMRRRYFDQRVGWFTSNQTDYGLDNQKSETVEYLDRYRLEVKDENLERFKNGELVEPKEQIIYYIDRATPEKWRKYIKQGIEDWQVAFEAAGFKNAIIAMDPPTKEEDPDWSPEDVRYSVVRYLASPIPNANGPHVSDPRSGEILESDINWYHNVMTLLRNWFFVQTAAINPEARGVEFKDEVMGRLIRFVSSHEVGHTLGLPHNMGSSVAYGVEDLRSPEFTKEFGTAPSIMDYARFNYIAQPGDGDVSLMPNVGPYDKYSIAWGYRPILDKTPEEEKEVLNRWILEKAGDPIYRFGKQQSGGVIDPSSQTEDLGDDSMEASTYGIENLKRIVPNLIEWTAEDGKNYEDLEDLYNQVYGQYNRYMGHVAANIGGVYEIYKTYDQEGDVYTHAPRDKQVRAMEFLQAELFETPEWLIDTDIFNKIQFDGYLEKIKSYQERALNNVLDFGRFARMMENEELNDDAYTIVEMMENLRTGLFSELRRGEDISRIRRNLQRAYIGRMHELMTEEQSSIPAQFRSYINRSNIDVETSDIRPLVRAELTTLQVDMRRAINRTRDTMTRYHLQDAVERIEKIINPDA, encoded by the coding sequence ATGTTCAAAAAAATACTGTACTACACGTGTGTAGCAGGAATGCTAGTTTCGATGTCATCATGTTCTATCCTTCAGGGTAAAAAAGATGATAAGTCTGCTTCTCAATCCAAGGAAAAGTCCAAAAATGGTATTAAACCTTACGGCAAAATCATTACGAAAAAGGCTAAAACTGATGAAGGATTATTTACTGTTCATAAGGTAGATGAAGATTACTTTTTCGAAATCCCAGACTCGCTTTTCAATAGAGAGATGTTAATGGTAACTCGTATTGCTCAAACTGCTCAAGGCATGGGTTTTGGTGGAGGAAAGCAAAACGAACAAGTATTGCGCTGGCAACGTAAAGGTGACAAAGTTAATCTTAGAGTTGTTTCCTACGATATTGCAGCGGCAGATTCTTTACCTATTTATGAAGCGGTAGTGAATTCCAATTTTGAACCCATTTTATATTCTTTTGATGTAAAAGCTTACAAAAAGGATTCTATTTTTAATACAACGGTTATAGATGTTACAGATTTATTTCAGAAAGATGTCGAAGCTATTGGTTTGCAAAGTAGACGAAGAAAACCTTATAAAATTTCTAGACTAGATGATAGTCGTTCTTATATAGATACGATAAGAAGTTATCCTGAAAACATAGAGATTAGACACGTCAAAACTTACAATGCAGGCAAACCACCTTCCAATTCTAGTACGGGTTCGGTTTCATTGAAATTTAGTAACTCAATGGTCTTATTGCCAAAAGAACCTATGAGACGACGTTATTTCGACCAACGTGTAGGTTGGTTTACAAGTAATCAAACAGATTATGGTTTAGATAATCAAAAGTCTGAAACGGTAGAGTATTTAGACCGTTACCGTCTTGAGGTGAAAGATGAAAATCTTGAGAGGTTCAAAAATGGCGAGTTAGTCGAACCCAAAGAACAGATTATTTATTACATAGACAGAGCTACTCCAGAAAAATGGAGAAAATATATTAAACAAGGGATAGAAGATTGGCAAGTGGCCTTTGAAGCTGCTGGCTTCAAAAATGCTATTATTGCTATGGATCCTCCTACAAAAGAAGAAGATCCAGATTGGAGTCCTGAGGATGTTAGGTATTCTGTAGTGAGATATCTAGCTTCTCCAATACCAAATGCGAACGGACCTCATGTGAGTGATCCAAGGTCTGGGGAAATCTTGGAATCGGATATCAATTGGTACCACAATGTGATGACTTTGCTTCGCAATTGGTTCTTTGTGCAAACTGCAGCAATCAATCCAGAGGCCAGAGGTGTTGAGTTTAAAGATGAGGTAATGGGACGTTTAATTCGTTTTGTATCGTCTCATGAAGTTGGACACACCCTTGGACTTCCTCACAACATGGGAAGTAGTGTAGCTTACGGTGTTGAGGACTTAAGAAGTCCAGAATTCACTAAAGAATTTGGTACAGCTCCTTCCATTATGGATTATGCGAGATTTAATTATATCGCTCAACCTGGTGATGGAGATGTATCTTTAATGCCTAACGTTGGACCTTATGATAAGTATTCAATTGCTTGGGGATATAGACCTATTTTGGACAAAACACCAGAAGAGGAAAAAGAAGTTCTTAACCGATGGATCTTAGAAAAAGCGGGGGATCCTATCTATAGATTTGGAAAACAACAATCTGGAGGTGTGATCGATCCAAGTTCACAAACTGAAGATCTTGGTGATGATTCGATGGAAGCCAGTACTTATGGTATTGAAAATCTTAAAAGAATTGTTCCAAACTTAATAGAGTGGACTGCAGAAGATGGTAAAAACTACGAAGACTTAGAAGATCTATACAACCAAGTTTATGGACAGTATAACCGTTATATGGGCCATGTTGCAGCTAATATTGGGGGTGTTTACGAAATCTATAAAACTTACGATCAAGAGGGCGATGTTTATACACACGCGCCAAGAGATAAGCAAGTAAGAGCTATGGAATTTCTTCAAGCAGAATTGTTTGAAACTCCAGAATGGTTGATCGATACAGACATTTTCAACAAAATACAATTTGACGGCTATCTTGAAAAAATAAAAAGCTACCAGGAAAGAGCTTTAAATAATGTTCTAGACTTTGGTCGTTTCGCAAGAATGATGGAAAACGAAGAGTTAAACGATGATGCGTATACCATTGTAGAAATGATGGAAAATTTAAGAACTGGTCTTTTCAGTGAATTGAGACGTGGAGAAGACATCAGTAGAATTCGTAGAAACCTTCAGAGAGCTTATATTGGAAGGATGCATGAGCTTATGACAGAAGAGCAATCTAGTATTCCTGCTCAATTCAGAAGTTACATCAACCGAAGTAATATCGATGTGGAGACTAGTGATATTAGACCTCTTGTAAGAGCAGAGTTAACTACTTTGCAAGTAGATATGAGAAGAGCAATCAATAGAACTAGAGATACAATGACAAGATACCATCTGCAAGATGCAGTAGAGCGAATTGAAAAAATTATCAATCCAGATGCTTAA
- a CDS encoding cation:proton antiporter — translation MNVHDFLYYIILPILSISSLLVFVRFFKGPSIVDRVVALDLLITIGIGIIAIYSVISDKPTFLDISLVLALIAFLGTVAFAYYLEKRNKND, via the coding sequence ATGAACGTACACGATTTTTTATATTATATCATTTTACCAATCCTTTCCATTTCTTCACTTTTGGTTTTTGTGAGGTTTTTTAAAGGGCCTAGCATTGTAGATCGTGTTGTTGCTTTAGATTTATTAATTACTATTGGAATTGGTATTATAGCGATTTATAGTGTTATAAGCGATAAACCAACATTCCTTGACATTTCTCTGGTTCTGGCTCTAATTGCTTTTTTAGGAACCGTAGCCTTTGCATATTACTTAGAAAAACGAAATAAAAATGATTGA
- the mnhG gene encoding monovalent cation/H(+) antiporter subunit G, translating to MIDILICITSGLGALFVLLAAVGTLRMPDQYLRISVNTKAATLGVGLLLVSAALFFLEISVFTRVITVIIFILITAPVGAHLIGRTSYFIGNELWGNSVIDDLKGKYNKSTHELKGEDKENESENEKDSIPKT from the coding sequence ATGATTGATATCCTAATTTGCATCACTTCTGGACTTGGAGCACTTTTTGTTCTCCTAGCAGCTGTTGGCACTTTAAGAATGCCAGATCAATATCTTAGAATTTCAGTCAACACCAAGGCGGCAACTCTTGGTGTTGGATTATTACTGGTTTCTGCTGCTCTATTCTTTTTAGAAATTTCAGTGTTTACACGTGTAATTACTGTAATTATATTTATCTTAATCACGGCTCCTGTTGGAGCACACCTTATAGGTAGAACCTCTTATTTTATAGGAAATGAGCTATGGGGTAACTCTGTTATTGATGATTTGAAAGGTAAATACAATAAATCTACCCACGAATTAAAAGGAGAAGATAAAGAAAATGAAAGTGAAAATGAAAAAGATTCAATCCCTAAAACTTAA
- a CDS encoding carboxypeptidase-like regulatory domain-containing protein gives MKFFFASSAFLLCYLLHAQEIKGKIVDDKDNSLSGATIYFDGSTVGTLSRGDGTFAIEYKEQSNLTLVIRFLGFKTYYLPNPDPKSTYEITLTPKENQLDEVVLDASPFTREEMLRAFKRDFLGRTKAGRRASILNEDDIRFYYDIEEKSLYASARQPIEVINKELGYKVEFDLVDFISDFYRVSLDKDDQKTNYFGGTSFFENIAEEDRRIKKKRLKAYKGSSLHFFKSLCSGQLEEDKFQLFHKSFQVSASSVFEIKKVKRKVRSSQVLKAETYEDSYEITILGNDFENLNIDSTSLKKKFQKKVSLLLKNNRSDITFKTKVFYVDDYGNHTQISTILFSGDMSKGRLGNMLPTNYQPHD, from the coding sequence ATGAAATTCTTTTTTGCAAGTAGTGCATTTTTACTTTGTTATCTATTGCATGCACAAGAAATCAAAGGGAAAATTGTAGATGATAAAGATAATAGTCTATCTGGGGCTACTATTTATTTTGATGGAAGTACAGTTGGTACTCTAAGTAGAGGAGATGGAACTTTCGCTATTGAGTATAAAGAACAATCCAACCTTACACTAGTCATAAGATTTTTAGGCTTTAAAACATATTACCTACCCAACCCAGATCCAAAATCGACTTATGAGATAACCTTAACTCCTAAAGAAAATCAATTAGATGAAGTCGTTTTGGATGCATCCCCTTTTACTCGAGAGGAAATGCTAAGAGCTTTCAAACGCGATTTTCTAGGAAGAACCAAAGCTGGAAGAAGAGCCTCTATTTTAAATGAAGATGATATTCGTTTTTATTACGATATAGAGGAGAAAAGCCTTTATGCATCAGCTAGGCAACCCATTGAAGTGATAAATAAAGAATTGGGTTACAAAGTAGAATTTGATCTCGTAGATTTCATTTCAGATTTTTATAGAGTATCTCTGGATAAGGATGATCAAAAAACCAATTATTTTGGAGGAACCTCTTTTTTTGAAAATATAGCAGAAGAAGATCGAAGAATAAAAAAGAAACGCTTAAAAGCTTATAAAGGGTCTTCCTTGCATTTTTTTAAAAGCTTATGCTCAGGTCAGTTGGAAGAAGACAAATTTCAACTCTTTCATAAGAGTTTTCAAGTGTCAGCTTCAAGTGTTTTTGAAATTAAAAAAGTAAAACGAAAGGTGCGTTCATCCCAAGTTCTTAAAGCGGAAACTTATGAAGATAGTTATGAAATTACTATTCTAGGAAATGATTTTGAAAACCTGAATATTGACAGTACTTCACTCAAAAAAAAATTCCAAAAAAAGGTATCTTTACTTCTTAAAAACAACCGTTCCGATATCACTTTCAAGACCAAAGTCTTTTATGTGGATGATTACGGAAATCACACGCAAATCAGCACTATTTTATTTTCTGGAGACATGAGTAAGGGTAGACTCGGAAACATGCTTCCTACAAATTATCAACCACATGACTAA
- a CDS encoding DUF6691 family protein: MKTLVYLIIGVFFGIVMYKSEAASWFRIYEMFEFGSFHMYGIIGSALAIGVMGTQIIKRRNIKALGGQDMQLNPKAMSIPRYLFGGILFGLGWALAGACPGPMYVLAGAGYGSILIVIFGALGGTFIYGLLRNKLPH, encoded by the coding sequence ATGAAAACCTTAGTTTATTTAATTATAGGTGTCTTTTTTGGTATTGTCATGTACAAATCTGAAGCAGCGTCTTGGTTTAGAATTTATGAAATGTTTGAATTTGGGTCTTTCCATATGTATGGTATTATAGGCTCTGCTCTAGCCATAGGAGTAATGGGCACTCAGATTATAAAACGCCGAAACATCAAAGCTTTAGGAGGACAAGACATGCAACTAAACCCTAAAGCAATGAGTATACCACGTTATTTATTCGGCGGAATCTTATTCGGATTGGGTTGGGCCCTTGCGGGTGCTTGTCCTGGCCCCATGTATGTTCTCGCCGGAGCGGGTTATGGTTCCATTCTAATAGTGATTTTTGGTGCGCTTGGAGGTACATTTATTTATGGACTCCTCAGAAACAAACTTCCGCACTAA
- a CDS encoding porin family protein — protein sequence MKLSLSAIVTLLLVTITSHAQQEYFEYGFKGGVNLSSISGDGDKVSNYDTKASMNIGGYGLYKILPKLGLQAELIYSEQGFSERFNVEEDENIDEIKSLTRMQYINLPVLVSYNLIEELWIEGGVQVGYLVNAEEEEETRSINDSGQLDSVTETIDQTSRYESLELGLLGGLRYKLSQNFMIQARYEKSINDIDKDLPGDQFNEVWSFSVGFVF from the coding sequence ATGAAACTTTCATTATCAGCTATTGTAACCTTGTTATTAGTCACTATAACTTCACATGCTCAACAAGAGTATTTTGAATACGGGTTTAAAGGAGGTGTCAATTTATCGAGTATCTCTGGGGATGGGGATAAAGTTTCAAACTACGATACAAAAGCTTCCATGAATATAGGAGGATATGGTTTATATAAAATCTTACCTAAGCTAGGTTTACAAGCTGAGTTGATCTATTCTGAGCAAGGGTTTTCAGAAAGATTTAATGTTGAAGAAGATGAAAATATTGATGAGATTAAGAGTCTCACCAGAATGCAATATATTAATTTACCTGTGTTAGTAAGTTATAACCTTATTGAAGAACTTTGGATAGAAGGTGGTGTGCAAGTTGGTTATTTGGTAAATGCTGAAGAAGAAGAAGAAACAAGATCTATAAATGACTCTGGCCAGTTAGATAGTGTAACTGAAACGATAGACCAAACTAGTAGGTATGAAAGTCTGGAACTAGGTTTATTAGGGGGGTTGCGCTATAAGCTCAGTCAAAATTTTATGATACAAGCCCGCTACGAAAAAAGTATAAACGACATCGACAAAGACCTTCCAGGTGACCAGTTCAATGAAGTTTGGAGCTTTTCTGTAGGTTTTGTGTTTTAA
- a CDS encoding Na+/H+ antiporter subunit E: MKSKFLSNILLTLIWVFLTGGYEFNNFLFGFILSFIILWILSGADDKNSKKYFKIIPRIISFIFFFLWELTKANIQVAYEVSTPKFNMKPGIVAVPLDAKTDLEITLLANLITLTPGTLALDVSTDRSVLYIHAMYVEDKQVFIADIKTGFEKRLLEILR, from the coding sequence ATGAAAAGTAAATTTTTATCTAACATTTTGTTGACTCTTATTTGGGTATTTTTGACTGGTGGTTACGAGTTCAATAATTTCCTCTTTGGATTTATTTTGAGTTTTATTATCCTTTGGATTTTAAGTGGAGCGGATGATAAAAACAGCAAAAAATATTTTAAGATCATTCCAAGGATCATTTCATTCATCTTCTTTTTTCTCTGGGAACTCACCAAAGCAAATATTCAAGTAGCCTACGAAGTCAGTACCCCAAAATTCAATATGAAGCCTGGCATTGTTGCCGTCCCTTTGGACGCCAAAACAGATTTGGAAATTACTCTTTTAGCAAATTTGATAACGCTTACACCAGGGACACTTGCTTTAGATGTCTCTACAGACCGCAGTGTGCTTTATATTCATGCAATGTATGTAGAAGATAAACAAGTATTTATAGCAGATATTAAGACAGGATTTGAGAAACGCTTATTAGAAATATTACGATGA
- a CDS encoding YeeE/YedE family protein: MEWIMNPWPWYVSGPLIALVMFALLFVGKQFGMSSNLRTACSIGGASKASDFFDFDWKKERWNLIVVLGAIIGGFVSANYLSDNTVNINPDVVIKLESYGINSAGESYLPTEIFGDESLSDPKILAVLLIGGFLVGFGSRYAGGCTSGHAISGLSNLQLPSLIAVIGFFIGGLIMINFIYPLIF; the protein is encoded by the coding sequence ATGGAATGGATCATGAACCCTTGGCCTTGGTATGTTTCTGGGCCTCTTATCGCTTTAGTTATGTTTGCTTTGCTATTTGTAGGTAAGCAATTTGGGATGTCTTCCAATTTAAGAACAGCCTGTTCTATTGGAGGAGCTAGTAAAGCATCAGATTTTTTTGATTTTGATTGGAAAAAAGAACGCTGGAATCTCATTGTGGTTTTAGGAGCTATCATTGGAGGGTTCGTATCAGCTAATTACTTGTCTGATAATACAGTCAATATCAATCCTGATGTCGTTATTAAACTGGAATCTTATGGAATTAACAGTGCTGGAGAATCGTATTTGCCCACTGAGATTTTTGGCGATGAAAGTTTGAGCGATCCTAAAATTCTAGCCGTTTTACTAATAGGCGGATTTCTAGTTGGTTTTGGATCTCGGTATGCTGGGGGATGTACTTCTGGGCATGCTATTTCTGGTTTAAGCAATTTGCAACTTCCTTCATTAATTGCAGTAATTGGATTTTTTATTGGAGGATTAATCATGATTAATTTTATTTATCCCTTAATTTTTTAA
- the bioA gene encoding adenosylmethionine--8-amino-7-oxononanoate transaminase: protein MKLFGKSLTLPFTKPSISKRDQKYIWHPLTQHKLNPELLAIKSAKGAILKDESGKTYIDAIASWYTSMYGHCHPEIVKKVKAQMDTLDQVVFSGFTHEPAVELSEKLMEILPKNQSKLFFNDNGSTATEIGIKMALQYHHNQGNDRKVMLALEDGFHGDTFGAMSVSSLSVYNGAFEDHFIKVIRLPKPDGQNNAEVTKQLKSILKENTIAGFIYEPLVQGAAAMKTYDLKGLEEILKLCKAQDVICVADEVMTGFGKTGKHFASDYLSQKPDVMCLSKALSAGMVGMGITSCTKKVYKAFYADDLAKGLFHGHTYTGNPLACSAAIAGIELLQSQEIQESIKTIMSLNQLFADKMRKHPMVGEVRQIGVILALDLNLEMERYGNARDEMFQFFMSKGIFLRPLGKTIYILPPYIITEAQLAKIYAVIEDYLSIIEERALKV, encoded by the coding sequence ATGAAACTTTTTGGGAAGTCTCTTACATTACCTTTTACCAAGCCTTCTATTTCTAAACGGGACCAAAAGTATATTTGGCACCCTCTTACTCAGCATAAATTAAACCCAGAACTCCTAGCGATAAAATCGGCTAAAGGAGCGATTTTAAAAGATGAATCTGGTAAAACCTATATAGACGCTATCGCTTCTTGGTACACAAGTATGTATGGCCATTGCCACCCTGAAATTGTAAAAAAGGTAAAGGCTCAAATGGACACTTTAGATCAGGTGGTTTTTAGTGGTTTTACCCATGAACCCGCAGTAGAATTGTCTGAGAAATTGATGGAGATTTTACCTAAAAACCAAAGCAAACTTTTTTTTAATGATAATGGCTCTACGGCAACAGAGATTGGTATAAAAATGGCTCTACAGTACCATCATAACCAAGGAAACGACCGTAAAGTCATGTTAGCTTTGGAAGATGGATTTCATGGCGATACATTTGGAGCCATGTCGGTCTCCAGTTTATCTGTCTATAATGGCGCTTTCGAAGATCATTTTATAAAAGTGATTAGACTCCCTAAGCCAGATGGTCAAAATAATGCTGAGGTCACTAAGCAATTGAAGTCGATTTTAAAAGAAAATACCATTGCAGGCTTTATCTACGAACCTTTGGTGCAAGGAGCTGCTGCCATGAAGACATACGACCTTAAAGGATTAGAGGAGATTTTGAAACTGTGTAAAGCTCAGGATGTGATTTGCGTTGCCGATGAGGTCATGACAGGTTTTGGAAAAACAGGTAAGCATTTTGCTTCAGACTACTTATCACAAAAACCCGATGTTATGTGTTTAAGTAAAGCCCTATCCGCCGGTATGGTGGGTATGGGAATTACAAGCTGTACCAAAAAAGTATACAAAGCCTTTTATGCCGATGACCTCGCCAAAGGTTTGTTTCATGGTCATACCTATACTGGAAATCCTTTAGCTTGTTCTGCTGCTATTGCAGGCATTGAACTCCTTCAATCTCAAGAGATCCAAGAATCTATCAAAACAATTATGAGTCTCAATCAACTGTTTGCTGATAAAATGCGTAAGCATCCTATGGTTGGGGAGGTGAGACAGATTGGGGTAATCCTAGCTTTAGATCTAAATCTGGAAATGGAGCGCTACGGGAATGCTCGCGATGAAATGTTTCAATTTTTTATGAGTAAAGGGATCTTTTTAAGACCTCTGGGAAAAACCATTTATATTCTACCTCCTTATATAATTACAGAAGCGCAGTTGGCCAAGATATATGCTGTGATTGAAGATTACCTCAGTATTATAGAAGAAAGAGCTCTTAAAGTTTGA
- a CDS encoding aminotransferase class I/II-fold pyridoxal phosphate-dependent enzyme, protein MKKIQSLKLKFPKTLQKKIDKRKHEGSFRKLKISDPTLVDFSSNDYLGFSKKQSISEFAEDKLKEYSSELHGANGSRLLSGNYPLIKDFEIYLAKQYDAESALVFNSGYDANLGLISSVAQPHDLILYDELSHASIRDGISLSPARSYKFKHNNLKDLEAKLSKFQNKFETIYVITEHVFSMDGDEVEVEAAIEVCETYGACFILDEAHAIGTLTNTGYRDYGNKIFARIITFGKSFGSHGAFIVGSKDLQDYLINFAKSFIYTTAPSQDTIARNWAAHDYLRTEPQDFESLRSIISYFLDTLKTHNLASYFIESNSAIQSCVIGGNQKVKTISNQLQAEGFDVRAILSPTVPEGKERLRFCLHSYNTEVEISKSLSKLSKLLN, encoded by the coding sequence ATGAAAAAGATTCAATCCCTAAAACTTAAATTTCCTAAGACTTTACAAAAGAAAATTGATAAACGTAAACACGAAGGATCTTTCCGAAAGCTTAAGATTTCAGATCCAACCTTAGTTGATTTTTCTTCAAACGATTACTTAGGTTTTTCTAAAAAACAAAGTATTTCTGAATTTGCTGAAGATAAACTTAAAGAGTATTCCAGTGAGCTTCATGGAGCCAATGGCTCAAGATTGCTTTCTGGAAATTATCCTTTAATCAAAGATTTTGAAATCTACTTAGCCAAGCAATATGATGCTGAAAGTGCCTTGGTCTTTAACTCAGGTTATGATGCTAATTTAGGTCTTATTTCATCAGTTGCGCAACCTCATGATTTGATTCTATATGATGAGTTGAGTCATGCCTCTATAAGAGACGGCATTTCGTTGAGTCCAGCTCGTTCCTATAAGTTTAAGCATAATAATCTAAAAGATTTGGAAGCTAAACTTTCCAAATTTCAAAATAAATTTGAAACCATTTATGTTATTACAGAGCATGTTTTTTCAATGGATGGCGATGAAGTAGAGGTAGAGGCAGCCATAGAGGTTTGTGAAACTTATGGGGCTTGCTTTATTTTGGATGAAGCTCACGCTATAGGGACGTTGACAAATACAGGGTACAGAGATTATGGGAATAAGATCTTTGCTCGAATTATTACTTTTGGTAAATCGTTTGGATCCCACGGCGCTTTTATAGTGGGCTCTAAAGATTTACAAGATTACTTGATCAATTTTGCTAAAAGCTTTATTTATACCACTGCTCCAAGTCAAGATACCATAGCTAGAAACTGGGCAGCTCATGACTATTTGAGAACGGAACCGCAAGATTTTGAAAGCTTAAGGTCTATTATCTCTTATTTTTTAGACACTTTAAAGACCCATAATTTAGCGAGCTATTTTATAGAAAGCAATTCGGCCATTCAATCCTGTGTGATTGGAGGGAACCAAAAGGTAAAGACAATTTCAAATCAACTTCAGGCAGAAGGATTCGATGTGAGAGCCATCTTATCACCAACAGTCCCAGAAGGGAAAGAGCGTTTACGCTTTTGTCTACACAGTTATAATACAGAAGTTGAAATTTCAAAAAGCCTAAGTAAATTATCAAAACTTTTAAATTAG
- the bioD gene encoding dethiobiotin synthase, which translates to MTNTYFITGIGTEVGKTIISAVVTEALQADYFKPIQAGELEYSDTDKVKALISNSKSKFFNNAYALKTPMSPHAAAEIDEVTIDLKSISRPKTQNHLVIEGAGGLMVPLNDKDCIIDLIEKTDKIILVSRHYLGSINHTLLSVEALKNRGFSNIGILFNGNEHPTTERIILEKTQLLCLGRIPEESQISKEIILKHAKRLKLNLENF; encoded by the coding sequence ATGACTAACACATATTTTATTACTGGGATCGGCACTGAAGTCGGTAAAACAATAATTTCAGCAGTAGTGACTGAAGCTCTTCAGGCAGATTATTTTAAACCCATACAAGCAGGAGAATTGGAGTATTCTGATACTGATAAAGTCAAGGCTTTAATTTCGAACTCTAAATCGAAATTTTTCAATAACGCCTATGCTTTGAAAACACCTATGAGTCCACATGCCGCAGCAGAGATTGATGAGGTCACCATCGATCTGAAATCTATAAGTAGGCCAAAAACCCAAAACCATTTGGTGATTGAGGGTGCGGGAGGCTTAATGGTACCCTTAAATGACAAAGATTGTATCATCGATTTAATTGAAAAAACAGATAAAATTATCTTGGTTTCCAGACATTACTTAGGAAGTATTAATCACACATTACTTTCAGTAGAAGCTTTAAAAAACCGGGGGTTTTCTAATATAGGTATCCTTTTTAATGGAAATGAACATCCAACTACTGAGCGTATTATTTTAGAAAAAACTCAACTCCTTTGCCTGGGACGTATCCCAGAAGAAAGCCAAATTTCAAAAGAAATTATTTTAAAGCATGCGAAACGTTTAAAGCTAAATTTAGAAAATTTTTAA